A segment of the Capra hircus breed San Clemente unplaced genomic scaffold, ASM170441v1, whole genome shotgun sequence genome:
TCCTTCTGTTGATAGGGTAGAAGGAGggtttgttagtttgttttgttttttggtcggTCCACAAGTGCGcttacgggatcttagttccctgaccagggatggaacctgggctgtggcagtgaaagcaccaaaccACTGAACCGGCAGGGACTTCCCATTCCTTGTTTTTCAAAATGCAGCTCAGGCACCACATCCTCCAAGAAGGCTTTCAGAGTCCCCACACTGGACTGAGCACCTGTCCTAGGGCCCCACAGCTCACTGGATCCATTGCTGCTAATGCTCTAACCACACTGTGGTACTAACCCcctctgtgtctgtctccccCAGTAGACCATGGGCCCATTCCTCTATGCCCTAGAGCAGAGCACACATCAACACTTGTGGAGCTGAAATGAGCTGTAAACACTGAATCATCAGCTAAGTTCTCTAGTCACGTCTCTGTATTTCCCCACACACATTTGTTTGTTCACTTATTTCTCTCAAAaggtatttattgaacacttactatgtgccaggtactattctaGAAGAGTGGCCAGTGGGGAAAGAGGAAAACTTACAAGAGTGTGGTATCCTGGAAACCAAGTGAAGAAAGGATTTCAAGGTTGAGTTGATGGTCCACTGTGTCAAATACTGCCAATCAATCAAGTAAGATTGGGTCTGAGATGACTGTCAATAGCATAATGTGAGTATCATCAGTGTCTTCAGCACTTTTGCTGAAGTGGCTAGGCAAAAAATCCAATTGGGGCTGTTTCAGAAAAGCATTGGAGCCCTGGAGGAGAAGGACTGAAGAAAGATGACAAAGTTTTGCTGTGAaggcaagtaaataaatatatggtGTTTTATTTTGCTATATAGTTTTTCATTTGCATGCAGTGTATACATCTATCTTTTCTTTCAAAGGTCCTGGGTTTCCAGTTTTGAGTTAGAATGCAATGTCTTAGACAGCAACTCAACTATGACACATTAAGTCCTCTGTCCTTTCTGAGGTCATCCCAATCTTGAGGGCAGAGGGCTCTCCCTGTGTGTCAaaggctgtttttgtttttcactaaCCTCAAAACCTTGTGGCTGATTCACAACCAATTTCCCCTCATCCACAGCTGGCCACATGTCATAGAGTCATATGTGTGACATTAAACACTCATGTGGCCACCATTCTTCCTCCACCTCTCGCAGAAGGTGGAAAAGACCAAAGGATCCGCCCCCACTCCCACAAGACCACCAGACTACATATTAGTACCACAGGTGAGATGACAAAGATCCTCAAGGACATattgaagcagcagcagcaggtatgaccacatcccaccccacccatccACCCCCACCCACTCTCCACCGTGGTCCTTCCACAGAACGTGGCCACCCTGCACATTTAGGCCCAAAGAGGAAAACACTGCACAAGACACATTGTTTCTCATAGAGTTCTATTGTGGCATATAATAATAGGTACtctatataaattaaattaaaaataaagctccaGCAGGTTGCACAGGTTGGCTGTTAATAAATACATCTCTGGGTAATTGTGCCCCAAGACCAGCTCATGACCACTCTCCCTCAACCAgagaattatacaaaaataaatacaggcttgagggtggggtgggaggggaggacaTGCCCAATTCCATTCTGCAAGTTCTTACACCATCCCCCTGTGCCACTTCTCTCCACTGGTATTGCCACAGGGAACCCCATGCTCACTGGAGagctgagggacagagaggcctctcTCCAGTCGAGCATTCTCAGAAGCAAAGGACTGTTCACTGGACAGACCACATATCCCATCTGAACCCTCTGGGGAGGGGGCGGGTGATGCAGGGGCTGCCCCTCCCCAGAGAGGGGAAACCTGTTATTGCTCATCTCACAAGCAGCTCCTACAAGAACCAGACCAGACAGAGGCACAGTGCAAGCACCAGGAGGGACATACCATTGTTCAGAGCCACAGGGACCGCCACCAGCACAGCTAGGACCCCCAGAGTCTGGGTCAGGGTCCCCAGAGCTGAGGAGGCAATACATACACGCTCTCTGCAGGGTCTGCTAGGGTAGGAGACCTCTTTGGGGGCTCAAGGCTTGGGCCTGAACCCCCTTCATCCTGGGGGCTTACTTGGGGCCTGGCCAGGCTGGATGGACAGACTTCAGTCCCTAAGGGACCAAGGAGGGAGAGATCTTGCCCCTGCGAGACCAGAGTGGTTGGCTCCTGGCCAGATATAGAAATCAACCTGTCTGCCAACTCAGTGGTAAACTCCATCTGGGCTTCTGTGGCCCCTGAGGACCCAGTCACCCCAGATATCATCCTACTcacatgcaaagagtcagagtccTTGCTCGTCCCCTTCTCTGGAGCCCCACTGAACTGACCCTCTATACCCAGAGCCACAGGGCTGTTACATCCAGaaccctctgcccatgggagccACACATCTCCCATAGTGGCTACCACAGAAGGGGCTCCCGAGAGGATTTCTGGAGGTGATTCCTTAGGGGTGTCCCCTTCTGGGCTGGAGGGTATGATGGAGAgcccctcttccccctccccctcctcatcAGGGTCCTCGGTGTCCTTGATGAGCTCCACACCGCGCCCCAGCCGGGCATAGTGCAGCGTGATCTCCTCAGCCAGGGCGCTGTTCAGGGCCCGCTCAGGGCCAGGCCATTTCAAGATCAGGTCGCGGTCTGTGAGTATGCCCAGGGGATGGCTGGGGGACACCCCTCCATCTATGGaaccctccccaccacctcctgCCCCACCAGCAGCCACGGCAGCCCGCAGGCGGCTCAGGTGGGACAGGTAGAGCTGCTCCAGCTCCTGGTCGATGGTGTCCTCTCCAAGCAGCTCCTCCAACCCACTCACGACCTCCAGCCCCCCAGGAGGCTTGTCCATGATAGCTCCCACTATGGGCTCCTTTCGGCCCCTTCCATTCTCGCTGGATACTTCCCACGTGGCCTCCATCTGTCGCTGGCTCGGTTCCAGGAGAGGCCCAGCTGCCCCCTCACTTGCATCAGGCCCCGAGGCCTGGTCCCGGGGAGAGCGACCCAGGCcacagagagaagaagagaggggaaTCCTGATGGCCGGTGCCTGGGGAACCTCTGTGAAAGTCACAGGCGGGCTGCTTCTGGTGACATCACCTTCCTCTGGGGGTCTGCCAGTCACTGTAACTTCAGAAACCTGGAAACCatgtggggaggaggtgggaggggagagaaagagaagggaagaggcagggaaaaaagcagagacagtaagAACTGGTGACAGCCTGCATCCAGCCCCACAAGTGTTTCCAGATGAAATCTCCTTAAAGAACTATAATTTCCTTAACTCCAAAGACCATGCCTACATTAAAATAGATGGAATAAAAGAGGACTTCCTGTAGATCATAAAGCTGAGGAATTCAGTGGGCACCAATATCTGGTGAACAACTATCAGTAAAAACTATTGGTTGACCTCCAAAACATATCCAGGACATCCATATGAATTCatgttattttctctttaaaaaaattgtatttcctaGCACTGTCTTTTGACAAGGCCTAGGAACAATGACCAGTCTAGTAGCAACAAGCATTCCTAGctcccagatcttggtttctaaataccattctccaCTAAAAGGAATCAGGGATCCTGAAATAAATGACTGTTTTTCAAGTCTGGGGCAGGAAAAGTACAAGATGAGGTTGTGACATATTGACATACCAGAATGTGAGAAAGTGCTCAAAGAATGTTGGGGATGTGTCAAAACAAGTCTGGAGCCAATGAAAATAAACTCCCACTGGGCAGAGACAGTTCAACTTAAGCAGTTAAATTTATTATCAAAATAAATAGGTGCAATGGTTGAAACTcatcaaatatgtttaaaattcaTGAGTTAATAATTGGTCACCTTTGGTGTTCATTTCTTCTGAAAACTGgtaaatgaaagggaaaattttaaatatttatccagCTTTTTCTATACAAACTATATATATCCTCAGTGTATATATGCTCAAGGTAGCCAAATAGTTGATATGAGAAAGCTTTTCTTTAGAGAAGAATTCCAgctaataaataaaatggaaatagaagtAAACAGGATTGATTCtattaaaattactttaataacagatttaataaatttatttaataaaaattaagtttaataaattaattaaatctaATATTAgatcaaataaaatagaataaattaataaaaattaagtagAAATGTGTTTCCACGTGGATGCAATCAGCCAAATCCAGTCTGTGGGAAACTCTATAGGACAAACAAGTCTTCATCAACAAACAAATtgtaaaatagatttaaaattctaaaaagacTCATCAACCAAATGCAATGTGTTGACCTTGTTTGGACCCTAAAACACTTACAATATAAGGAAATTTGAACACTGACAAAATATTTGGTAATACTAAGGAATTACCATTAATCTTCTGAGGGGGAATGATGCATtgtggggttttatttttttgagtgcttaattttctgaaatataaaCTGAAGTATTCGTGGATGACATAATGTctaaatctcaaaaataatttcataggGAAGGCGAGAAGAAGAGGTGGGTGGAGTATAGAAAAAGTAGGAATGGATGTGCTAAAATTTGTTGAAGCTGGGTGATAAGTATATGTGGGTTCCTTATACTAgtttccttattattattattttggctgctcctatggcatgcagaatcttaatttccctgaccagggatcaaacccataccctgtgcagtggaagcatggaatcttaaccactggactgccagggaattcctggtttCTTTACTTTGATATATTTGAAAATCTTTGCAATAAaaagttaacacacacacacacttacatctctagaatctctctctctccctgccagcACCAGCATCATTCACCTGGACCACTGCAGTAACCTCCTCTTCCTAAGGGTCCCCCAGCTTCTGCCCTCAACCCCACGGTCTATTTTCCTCAAAGCAGCCAGAGGGAACCTGCTAAACCCTGTCAGATCACAGCCCTACTCTGTTCCCCTGACATATAGAGTAAAAGCCAGAGTCCTctccacagcccatggggtcccacacAATCTGTCCTCCCcaacctctcccacctccctcctgccgCTCCCCTGCACTCACTCTGCCCCTCTGCACTGACCTCCTCGCTGCTCCTCACACATATTAGCCACAGCCCCGGTGGGGGACTTTGCACTAGCCTGGGATGTTCTTCCCTTAGTTATCCACATGCCTCACTATTTCACTTTCTTCAGCTCTTCACTCAAATCTCACTGACCACTAAGGCCTTCCCTGGCCACCCAGTCTGAAGTTGCAAACATCTCCCCTCCTCTAAACCCCTCtcccacacacacatccacatacTCTCTCCTtatctctttatttccttcccttAGCACTATCATCTAAaataccatatttttaaaattttttaattggtaaAATACCATATATTTTAACTACTACTTTGTTTTATTATGTCTCACTCCACTAAAATGTAAGTAAGCCCCATGAAGACAGTATTTTTGGTCATTACTATGTTACCAGCGTCCataacagtgcttggcacagagcaagcactcaataaatatttgctaaacaaATGACATTTCTATAAGCCCAAGCAAATAACTGCATTCTACCCTTCTGCCACCAAGTTCTGACTTGGGGTCTCCctcgactcattggacatgagtttgagcaaactccgagagatagtgaaggacagggaagcccggtgtgctgcagtccatggggtcacaaaagagtcggacacaacttagcgactaaacagcaacaaacttCTACCTAGGGTTGACCCAGAGCAAGTCAGTCCCCACCACCCAGCCTCTCATCGGGCCACTCATCCAGAGGCATCCAGGTCTGCTTACCTGAAGTGTCATCTGGGGCCACGGACGGAGAGGTGTAGGGGCCACCAAGGGACCCACTGTCTCCTGGACATCAGGACGCTCTGCTGGAAAGAGGAGGACAGTGTTGGGGCCAGGCAAGTATATGAACTGGCCTGGTTTGATTAAGAAAATATATGCTTCTAGCCAGTAGTCAGATTTGCCTCTGAAGCTTTCTGTGACAATCTAAGGCAGAGGGTGCCTCTTAATTtatggagaaagaagaggaagatagAAATGGTAAATATAAGCTAAAACTCCCACAGCCTGCCAATTGCTTACCCACAGCAGGGGTATTATCGTCCGCACTCTTCATCTTCAGCTCTTCGTTAGGCCTGTGGGGCGGAGGAGAGAATGCATGGATCTGATGCCCTGAAAGGCCAGTTCTGCCACCTACCGGCACTTTCTGAGCCTCTCTGCTGGCCCACCCTCACCTGATAGCTGCAGTTTCTCTTCTGCTGCCTCTCTCTATCCTCTGGTCATAAAGTCTACACCCTCACTGTAGAAAACTGACGAAATACAGGAACGTGTAAAGAAGCAGGAGAAAAGTCATGCATCAGCCAGAGGCAACCACCGTTACTGTTCTGGAAAATTTCATTCCACACATTCTACGAATCATTTAGATTCTACAGGCATAATTTTGCAGCTGGTTTTGTCCATTTAACAGTAAGAAGCAGAATTATATACTTTTGTAACCATCTGAAATGGCTGCTTACTGCTCCTATCACATGGGCTGACCTTAACGtacatagccattcccttcctacTGGGCAGCTAGGTTATTTCTTTCATCTTGCTCTGGCAAAGCAGACTTCAACAGACATCACTGGACATAGCTTAATGAACATTTTGGATTATTTCTCTAGGGTATATTTCTGGCTGTGGAGGAAACCATCTTTTCCAAGACATGGTAAGTGAGGACTGTGGGACACAGGAAACAGcaacaggaaggaaagaagcaaaTGGAAAACGGGAAGGTCAGAAGAAAAGGCAGTTATTTGAGGTCACAGAGGCCTAGGTCCCTCCGCCAACCCTCCACCCATTGCTGTATCAGCCTGGCAGGATACTTAACCTTCCTGAACCTCACCCTCCTCATCTTAAAAAGgagcacagaggagccaggatgCGTACACCAAGCACAGGGCAGTCGTGGGAAATGAGGACTTCAAGCCAGacaccagggcctggcacagagcagcggCTGAAGAGATATTTGTTGGTCTTTTCCTCCTTTGCCAGGCAAGTCTGACCCCAAGGTCTGAGTAGCAGAAACCAAGCGTATTTCACCCAGTCCCTACCACAGGTGAGGGCATTAGGATCATGCGGAAATCATTGTTCTCATGAGTATCAGCTGTTTCCAATGAGGGAACCATTAACTAAAATCATGTGGAGATCTGAGAAGAGCTGAGGCAATAGCTCAGAGCTTTTCTCTTTCTAAGAAGTAACAGTATGATATTGGTACTTCCGGAAGTGGTTGCAACTTTTTTGAAAACATATAATCAATTATCTTCACAATTACCTACAGAAACAGAATTATCACTAGCTGACCTGAATATAGTGCTTACTATGGTACTTCGTAGCATAGCTTCACATAGCTTCACATGTATTCACTTAATTCTCATGAGAACCCTATGAGATACTTTTATTCCTTTGAAGTAGACAGTATTATCCTTatcttacagatgatgaaacagaaCCCAAGTAAACAGCTGTCATGCAGTAAAGATAGAAATGTAGGCCTTTCAGCTCCTAAGTCTGTGCTCTCAACCAACAAACTGATGAGGGAGGCTGGGATCTTACCATAGCCCCATCTCCAATCCTTTCCAGAGTAGATAGGAAGCAGCAATAATGGACAAGatccctccctccatcttcaTTCAAGCTTTGCTTTCGATCTGCCTTTTGCCCACACTGTCATTCCCAGTTTCCCTGCCTGTGTGGGACATGTGGCTAGGAGACCACCAGACACAGAAATGGCTGAAAGAACTGCTTTTTATTAGCACCCTTGGGGAGGAAGCTTGAACAATGCACATGGATCTAGAGTCTGGAAGATCCAGAAAGGACCATCTGTCCTTCTCCACAGACTGGGGCTCACATCTCCCAGAATCAGAGACTACAGGGCATGGAGTGGGTGACTTTAGGAGCTCAGCCAtcatctcctgcacttcagggaTGAGAAAGGGAGATTTGGAGCAAACTGGCTTGGTCCTGCACCAGTCCCCTGAGTAGGCTGAAAATCCAGGTCTTTGGATTGTGGCCCAACACAATTCCCGCTGACTTCTTTGGCTAATGTAGTCCTTCATTAAAGAAAATGTCATCTTCCTAGGGTTTTCTCAAGCATCCTTAAGAAGACCCACAAACAAAGAGAGGCAACTCTCCTTCCAGGGCAGGACTAAGCAAGCCTTCCCCTGCCATCTGGCCCAGTGCATGTACACATCAGACTTCTAAAAGCCACTCCAGAGCCCTGGGTGTATATGAGAGATAAGAGGGGAAACTCAGGATGCAGCAACCAGCAGGGAAAGAACTCCATGGTCCAtttgaaggaagagagagaagaaaaacaaagacataacAATCCTTCTGCCCCTAGAACATCTCTTCCACAGCCGGAGAGGGTGAGAAGAGGCGGAACATCCAAAAACTGGGTCAAGCAATTCAGCCAATCCCAAGATCCACGAAGTCAGCAGAAGTACACAGGTCACTCTCCCTTCCTCCGACgtcagagaaatgaaagcaggaGGCACAAACATCTATCGTTCTCCTCCTCCACCGTGGACCCTTTTCACTGATACACCTAAGTCATCTGAAAACCTTCATATCTATCCTTCAAAGCAATACCCTTCCTTTTGCAGAAACTGTTCAcaaatgcagaaactgaggctcaaggaacTGTCTATACACACTAACTACACACCACTCTGGTAACATCCAAAGAGGGTTCCATTTTGAAGACAGTTTGAAACTTTGGgcctcaaaaaaaaacaaaacaaaaaaaaaaccccactaacTATCCTTGAACTGTCATTCAGAGTAAATATTTGGAGGCAGGTAGGATTTTAATCAAAAGGAGGATAGTAAAAGAAATGGGAGTACAAATGTATACTGACTCACTAATCAGTAACAGAGAAGAGGGGTTCTTAGAAAACTGGGGAGGGAGATTAAGAACAAAACTGTACCTCCAGTGTGCTTGCTAATTTTTGAGAAGGAAACCTGCCCTTTTGGCACCAACCCCACACATGCCACATGGTATCACCTTAAGGGTTATGAGCAGTCACAAGCTGGAGCACACAGATCAGGGGGCATCTTGGGCATGCATCTTCTGGGTGCTCTCCTGACAGCTAGTCAAGACAGTGTGGCCTAGAAGGGGCCATGTCAGGCCTGCACGCCTGTCTCGTGGGCCTGAGAAGTCTTCCTGCCATCAGGAGACTCAGTGGCCTCTGACCTGATGGCAGCTGAGACTGGGGGTGGGGTTTCTGAAAGAGCTGCTGGGGCCCCCAGCCTGGGCCAGCCAAGACAGAACAAAAAAGTGCATCATCACACAGTGAGTGAGCAAGTGATGGCTGACAACCCCCGTGGAGAAGAGCAAAGCAGACTTTTAGGGATGTCAcatcactgccaccaccacccAAGTCCTCTGAGAGCACCCCCAACACTCGTGTTTTCAAAGAACCTGGCCAGCCCAAAGTGGGTCATGCACTGAAACCCAAAGGGAAACTCAGCAGACCCCAGCTCCCATGCAGTCAGCCCAAAGATAATGCTGACTCTCCAAGGGGACAGGTGGCTTTGCAAACTTGCCCAAGATACTTGGAATCCCAGTTTCCCTGAGCCATATGCTTTCTGAAAAGAATGGGGTTTGAAGGAGGCTGTGAAAGCCAAGTTATGTGGGGCACTGCTTTGCTTTCCCCAGCTGTGTGTGTCAGTTCTGGAACTTACAGACAACCCAGTAGGGTGGAGGGAGGAAGCCGAGCAGTTTATTGTGCTAAGAGTTTCTGTTAAAGCAATGCCTCTATTCACTTCACAGTGACCCACAGTAACAGATACATTTTACATCATAACCCAGCACACGCTCATACATGTGTAAATATATAGACATATCTGAAAACCAGTTGTTCTTTGAACAACACTTACCTTTACTACATGTTGTGATGCACTCATTATTTTCTATgctgttttttaatgtttgttggaATCGAGTAAACTGATCTCACATCTCCATAAAGGGTCATGACATGTAGTTTTGGTAGCTCTGCCacctaccagctgtgtgacctagagcaagttacttaacctctctgtgcctcagtttcctcatcgtgAAGAGGGTGTAATAGTAATACCTACGTCAGAGAGCTGTTTGGCAGATTgaggaaatatttggaaattgCCTTTAAAGTGCTTAACcaacagttgctgctgctgctaagtcgcttcagtcatgtccaactctgtgcgaccccataaacggcagccaaccaggctcccccgtccctggcattctccaggcaagaacactggagtgggttgccattttcttctccaatgcatgaaagtgaaaagtgaaagtgaagtcactgagtcacagTGACTCCCCTCCAAATTCCCactggaagaaactgaggctctgaagaGGAAGGAAACTTGCCCAGCTGGTAAGACCCGTCACCCAGCCTGGCACAGCAGTTGAGAACTGGGGTGCCAGAGCAAGAGCTCCCAGCTCAGATCCCAGCTGTACCATTTTCATAAAATGTGGCCTCAGGCCCACATTCTCAACCATGATGCCCTACTAGTTTTCCATGGAATAAAAGAGGATCACTTTCCCACTAAAATCCTCACTCTCCAGGCAACTAAGATGACCCCTGGCCTGGCCTGTTTCAACTTTGATTGTTCTGATGTCCCAACTGCTAACTCGGATAGCAAGTCAGGTCCCCATTCATTCGCCTACAGATACACCTAAAAATCATGGAGGCCTTACTGTGCATCAGCCCAGGGACAGACCCTGGAGACAAAATGGTGAGCAAATCCAACTAGGAGGCTTACAATTCAGTGTGCAGGAAGATAACAAAAAAAGATACTCAcactcattctttcaacaaacatttattgagcacctgttaagtgccaggcaccatgacaggccctgtgggaataCAGTGGTGAACAAAAGCAGACCATGTCCCTACCCCTCACggagcttacagtctagcagGGCAGAAAGGGTCATCCAATAATCCCCTAATGAACGTCTCACTACAAACTGAGGCCAGGGccttcagaaaaggaaagaatgccCTAGAACAAGGGGCCTTGGCCCAGACTACAGGGTCAGAGAGGGCTTAGGATGCTTAGAAGAAAAATGAGCAATGGAAGGGTTGGGGAGTGAGGGGCTGCTCAGGACTCTATGGAAGAGGTGATGGAGTCAATCTTGAATGAGGAGGATTTGAGGCATCTTTGGGACATCAGCCAAGTAGAGGTACTGAGTTAATACATATGAGGCTgaagaaaaaagcagagagaaagagaagggccaGAGAGTTCAGAGGAAATGCAGCAGAGGGTGGTCCCAAGGCAAggaaagaaagtattttaaataggAGTGCTCAACCActtcaggaaaacaaaaagacCCCTATGGAATCTGGTAGATGCAGAGGCAGAAGTGAGTGGAGAGGTGTAGGTACCTCTTCAGAGAGGGGTCAACAGTGAAGGGGAGAAGAGTGATTGGGTGCTAGCCAGGAGCAGCATGGACAGAGGTGAGGTCAAATGACATATTGTTAAGACAGGAGAGATGCTGGCATATATAAAGGCCAATAGAGAGGCTCAGCCAAGGAGGGCAGTGAAAAGCTGCCAGAAGAGAGAGTGTAACTGATTATGTCAGGTTCTGGAGCAAGGTGCAGAAAAATGGAACCCAGAGTGTAAGTAGGGGACTGGCCTAAGGGAAGAAACACAATGGCGGGAAATCAGTTTGCAAGCTTGGGGGCTACAAGTCGTAGGGAGTTCCATTCTTATggtttttacttgtttttttgaAGCAGGAAGTCTGAAGGTAAAGAACATTCAAAAGTG
Coding sequences within it:
- the PPP1R3F gene encoding protein phosphatase 1 regulatory subunit 3F isoform X2, whose translation is MARTAPVEPPLRHPAPPSLASGEPRTSVEAAVAPRRVLFADEALGLPLAQLRRYRPWGGPGAGKMAAAAGQDGDGGGAEDDDGEDGDEGEEEEEACPEPSPLCPVPAGGGFYLVPTFSLPPAPGRLERLGRVMVELEALLPPPGAVPGGAGVWVPGGRPPVLRGLVRVLNRSFEKVVHVRASHDGWASFCDHPARYVPRSPPGAGVGGPGAGDPILDLGLGLGPGQVSASSPDDGGRTDRFAFQLPFAEGAGDGARLDFVVRYETPEGTFWANNHGRNYTVLLRIAPAPIPTDAEGLLQQQQLEPQPECQGPVEAEARQLKSCMKPMRRRPNEELKMKSADDNTPAVERPDVQETVGPLVAPTPLRPWPQMTLQVSEVTVTGRPPEEGDVTRSSPPVTFTEVPQAPAIRIPLSSSLCGLGRSPRDQASGPDASEGAAGPLLEPSQRQMEATWEVSSENGRGRKEPIVGAIMDKPPGGLEVVSGLEELLGEDTIDQELEQLYLSHLSRLRAAVAAGGAGGGGEGSIDGGVSPSHPLGILTDRDLILKWPGPERALNSALAEEITLHYARLGRGVELIKDTEDPDEEGEGEEGLSIIPSSPEGDTPKESPPEILSGAPSVVATMGDVWLPWAEGSGCNSPVALGIEGQFSGAPEKGTSKDSDSLHVSRMISGVTGSSGATEAQMEFTTELADRLISISGQEPTTLVSQGQDLSLLGPLGTEVCPSSLARPQVSPQDEGGSGPSLEPPKRSPTLADPAESVYVLPPQLWGP
- the PPP1R3F gene encoding protein phosphatase 1 regulatory subunit 3F isoform X1, with product MARTAPVEPPLRHPAPPSLASGEPRTSVEAAVAPRRVLFADEALGLPLAQLRRYRPWGGPGAGKMAAAAGQDGDGGGAEDDDGEDGDEGEEEEEACPEPSPLCPVPAGGGFYLVPTFSLPPAPGRLERLGRVMVELEALLPPPGAVPGGAGVWVPGGRPPVLRGLVRVLNRSFEKVVHVRASHDGWASFCDHPARYVPRSPPGAGVGGPGAGDPILDLGLGLGPGQVSASSPDDGGRTDRFAFQLPFAEGAGDGARLDFVVRYETPEGTFWANNHGRNYTVLLRIAPAPIPTDAEGLLQQQQLEPQPECQGPVEAEARQLKSCMKPMRRRPNEELKMKSADDNTPAVAERPDVQETVGPLVAPTPLRPWPQMTLQVSEVTVTGRPPEEGDVTRSSPPVTFTEVPQAPAIRIPLSSSLCGLGRSPRDQASGPDASEGAAGPLLEPSQRQMEATWEVSSENGRGRKEPIVGAIMDKPPGGLEVVSGLEELLGEDTIDQELEQLYLSHLSRLRAAVAAGGAGGGGEGSIDGGVSPSHPLGILTDRDLILKWPGPERALNSALAEEITLHYARLGRGVELIKDTEDPDEEGEGEEGLSIIPSSPEGDTPKESPPEILSGAPSVVATMGDVWLPWAEGSGCNSPVALGIEGQFSGAPEKGTSKDSDSLHVSRMISGVTGSSGATEAQMEFTTELADRLISISGQEPTTLVSQGQDLSLLGPLGTEVCPSSLARPQVSPQDEGGSGPSLEPPKRSPTLADPAESVYVLPPQLWGP
- the PPP1R3F gene encoding protein phosphatase 1 regulatory subunit 3F isoform X3; amino-acid sequence: MKSADDNTPAVAERPDVQETVGPLVAPTPLRPWPQMTLQVSEVTVTGRPPEEGDVTRSSPPVTFTEVPQAPAIRIPLSSSLCGLGRSPRDQASGPDASEGAAGPLLEPSQRQMEATWEVSSENGRGRKEPIVGAIMDKPPGGLEVVSGLEELLGEDTIDQELEQLYLSHLSRLRAAVAAGGAGGGGEGSIDGGVSPSHPLGILTDRDLILKWPGPERALNSALAEEITLHYARLGRGVELIKDTEDPDEEGEGEEGLSIIPSSPEGDTPKESPPEILSGAPSVVATMGDVWLPWAEGSGCNSPVALGIEGQFSGAPEKGTSKDSDSLHVSRMISGVTGSSGATEAQMEFTTELADRLISISGQEPTTLVSQGQDLSLLGPLGTEVCPSSLARPQVSPQDEGGSGPSLEPPKRSPTLADPAESVYVLPPQLWGP